The Paenibacillus sp. MBLB1832 genome has a window encoding:
- the secG gene encoding preprotein translocase subunit SecG yields the protein MLIFMKILLIIASVGLIAIVLLQKGKSAGLSGAISGGAEHLFGKQKARGLELLLSRTTMGLAAAFFILSIVVAYVVKA from the coding sequence ATGTTAATTTTTATGAAAATTTTGTTAATCATAGCTTCTGTTGGATTGATCGCGATTGTCCTTCTACAAAAAGGAAAAAGTGCAGGCTTGTCCGGTGCCATTTCCGGTGGCGCTGAGCATTTATTTGGCAAGCAAAAAGCACGTGGTTTAGAACTATTGTTGTCTCGTACTACAATGGGGCTTGCTGCTGCATTTTTCATTCTTTCCATTGTCGTAGCCTACGTAGTGAAAGCTTAA
- a CDS encoding alpha/beta hydrolase, with translation MQEKGMGLIEDRIYKSTEPFYWRGHGDNQETGILMIHGFTGSPSEFRRIGYTLREEGYTIQAVRLPGHGTSPEDMRRTGWTDWYGHVLESYDQLAANCKRVVIMGHSMGGLLALKLAGERAAAGVISLATPIFLHSRKSAWAVILQYFIPYIAKKPKKISTLLDESCAYTKTPIRCVVSLRKLMKQVKKALNRVEAPIWIGQGNKDGVVHPSSAAFLQDKVKSRVSELQFYKESTHGLLLDQERERIYADISAFILSLQVAYYGARELGTAD, from the coding sequence ATGCAGGAGAAAGGAATGGGCCTCATCGAAGATCGTATTTATAAGTCGACAGAGCCTTTCTATTGGAGGGGGCATGGCGATAACCAAGAGACTGGCATCCTGATGATTCACGGTTTTACAGGATCTCCTTCGGAATTTCGACGAATCGGCTACACCTTGCGTGAGGAAGGGTACACCATTCAAGCGGTTCGATTACCAGGACATGGCACTTCGCCGGAAGATATGAGACGGACTGGATGGACGGATTGGTATGGGCATGTGCTGGAGAGCTACGATCAGCTTGCAGCGAACTGCAAGCGCGTGGTGATAATGGGACACTCCATGGGCGGTTTACTCGCCTTGAAGCTGGCGGGAGAGCGCGCTGCGGCGGGCGTCATATCGCTGGCTACTCCTATATTCCTGCATTCCAGGAAATCGGCGTGGGCAGTGATATTGCAATATTTTATACCTTACATAGCGAAGAAACCCAAGAAAATCTCCACCTTACTAGATGAGTCATGTGCTTATACCAAAACGCCGATTCGCTGTGTCGTCAGCTTAAGAAAGCTGATGAAGCAAGTCAAAAAGGCGCTTAATCGTGTAGAAGCCCCGATTTGGATCGGACAAGGGAATAAGGATGGGGTCGTCCATCCTAGCTCCGCAGCGTTTTTGCAGGACAAGGTGAAATCGCGGGTGTCGGAGCTGCAATTTTATAAGGAATCGACGCATGGGTTGCTGTTGGATCAGGAGCGGGAGCGCATATATGCGGATATTTCGGCGTTTATCCTTTCGCTGCAAGTGGCATACTATGGAGCAAGGGAATTAGGAACGGCGGACTAG
- the rnr gene encoding ribonuclease R codes for MIKENEIISLMQEQSYKPMSYKELEKHFGIGSANEFKDFIKMLNALEESGQIVRNASDRYGVPERMNLVRGRLQAHAKGFAFLIPEDREHPDVYINAHDLNTAMNGDIVFVKVTSRSQGGGRLEGEVVRIITRANTQIVGVFQSQETYAFVIADDKRMTRDIFIPQHAFMGAVSGQKVVVKIVNYPEGRSAAEGEVIEILGHKDDPGVDILAIVRKHQLPETFQPEVLAEADAAPDAITEEEIISQGRRDLRAKTIVTIDGEDAKDLDDAVNVELLENGNVRLGVHIADVSYYVREGTALDIEAYNRGCSVYLTDRVIPMLPHRLSNGICSLNPRVDRLTMSCEMEFDQDLKVVKHDIFTSVIRTSERMTYTNVRKLLTGEAEPEIVEKYAYLMEDFKRMEELAARLRSRRMKRGAIDFDFEESKILVDAEGKPTDIVKRERSVAEMMIEEFMLAANETVAEHFTWLKVPFLYRVHEDPDAEKLMHFMEFVTSFGYTMRGGKGGAIHARSLQALLEDIKDTPEETVISKVMLRSMKQAKYDAQSLGHFGLAAEFYSHFTSPIRRYPDLVIHRVIREVLENGGTLPDQRHEYLASRMNDIAQQSSERERIAVDAERETEALKKAQYMMDKVGEEFEGIISSVTGFGMFIELDNTVEGLIRLSDLTDDFYNHHERQHALIGERTSKIYRLGDSITVRVARVNMDEHTIDFELLDMKPRKEGGFSRGGGGGKFKGAGGFKGFRGKPGAGGKDKGGSDRGKGRSDGRPEKGKGGYKGKGGFAKAQPGEQVQGQERGNAGQGRRDGDAGQERNDGRTGQGRKDGSAGQERSNGSAGQERSNDNGNRGKKRSRNEMFAAQRIENAARARGEGAAVGSEQGQGSADGAARSRRRAGSGADGTNAGESGARGGKARRGKGGSTPWSENRGKGGKRGGEKVAPRIGEGGSLSQRLASVGAGRTGSGREGSLGGEAQAGGGGGAAAERSGMDWASGVNALAKGGRRRSDDGDGSKKRRR; via the coding sequence ATGATCAAAGAAAATGAAATTATTAGTTTGATGCAGGAACAATCGTATAAACCGATGTCCTATAAAGAGTTGGAGAAGCATTTTGGCATTGGCAGTGCGAATGAGTTTAAAGATTTTATTAAAATGTTAAATGCGTTAGAAGAAAGCGGCCAAATTGTGCGAAATGCAAGTGACCGTTATGGCGTTCCAGAGCGGATGAATCTCGTGCGCGGGCGGTTGCAGGCTCATGCCAAGGGGTTTGCCTTTTTAATCCCTGAAGATCGGGAGCATCCCGATGTGTACATCAACGCGCATGACCTGAACACGGCGATGAATGGGGATATCGTTTTCGTCAAAGTTACCTCGCGCAGCCAAGGCGGCGGGCGTCTGGAAGGCGAAGTTGTGCGGATTATTACGCGGGCGAACACGCAGATTGTTGGTGTGTTTCAAAGTCAGGAAACATATGCTTTCGTGATTGCGGATGATAAGCGGATGACGCGGGACATTTTCATTCCGCAGCATGCGTTCATGGGAGCCGTATCTGGGCAAAAGGTCGTCGTGAAAATCGTGAACTATCCAGAGGGGCGTTCCGCTGCTGAAGGCGAAGTCATCGAGATTCTCGGTCATAAAGATGATCCAGGTGTGGATATTTTGGCTATCGTGCGCAAGCATCAGCTGCCAGAAACGTTTCAGCCTGAAGTGCTAGCGGAAGCAGATGCCGCGCCAGATGCGATTACGGAAGAGGAAATTATTAGCCAAGGGCGTCGTGATTTGCGCGCTAAGACGATTGTGACCATTGATGGCGAAGATGCCAAGGATTTGGACGACGCGGTCAATGTGGAGTTATTGGAAAATGGGAACGTCCGACTGGGTGTCCACATCGCCGATGTTAGTTATTATGTGCGCGAAGGTACAGCGCTGGATATTGAAGCATACAACCGCGGTTGTTCAGTGTATTTGACCGATCGCGTCATTCCGATGCTGCCGCATCGTTTGTCGAATGGAATATGTTCATTGAATCCGCGTGTCGATCGTTTGACGATGTCCTGTGAGATGGAGTTCGACCAGGATTTGAAGGTCGTGAAACATGATATTTTCACCAGTGTGATCAGAACGAGCGAACGTATGACTTACACGAATGTGCGCAAGCTGCTGACTGGTGAAGCAGAGCCCGAAATCGTTGAAAAGTATGCGTATTTGATGGAAGATTTCAAACGCATGGAAGAGCTGGCTGCTCGCTTGCGTTCCAGACGGATGAAGCGTGGAGCGATTGATTTCGATTTTGAGGAATCCAAGATTTTGGTGGATGCAGAAGGCAAGCCTACGGATATTGTGAAAAGAGAGCGTTCCGTCGCAGAAATGATGATTGAGGAATTCATGTTGGCCGCAAATGAGACGGTTGCGGAGCATTTCACATGGTTGAAAGTGCCTTTTTTGTACCGTGTGCATGAGGACCCTGATGCTGAAAAGTTGATGCATTTCATGGAGTTTGTGACGTCATTCGGATATACGATGCGCGGGGGCAAAGGCGGTGCTATTCATGCTCGCTCACTGCAAGCATTGCTGGAGGACATTAAGGATACACCAGAGGAAACGGTCATCAGTAAAGTGATGCTGCGTTCCATGAAACAGGCCAAGTATGATGCGCAGAGCTTGGGGCATTTCGGGTTGGCGGCGGAATTCTATTCCCACTTTACGTCTCCGATTCGTCGTTATCCAGACTTAGTTATTCATCGTGTGATTCGTGAGGTGCTCGAGAATGGCGGCACCTTGCCGGATCAGCGTCATGAGTATTTGGCTTCGCGTATGAACGATATTGCGCAGCAATCTTCAGAGCGGGAGCGCATTGCGGTTGATGCCGAGCGCGAGACGGAAGCGCTGAAGAAAGCACAGTACATGATGGATAAAGTCGGCGAAGAGTTCGAAGGCATTATTTCGAGCGTAACGGGCTTTGGTATGTTTATTGAGCTCGACAACACCGTTGAGGGTCTCATTCGGTTGAGTGATTTGACGGATGATTTCTATAATCATCACGAGCGGCAGCATGCCTTGATTGGCGAGCGTACCTCCAAGATTTATCGCCTTGGCGATAGCATTACCGTGCGTGTGGCACGTGTGAATATGGATGAGCATACGATCGATTTCGAATTGCTCGATATGAAGCCTCGCAAAGAGGGCGGATTCAGCCGCGGCGGCGGTGGCGGCAAGTTCAAAGGTGCTGGGGGATTCAAAGGCTTCCGCGGGAAGCCTGGTGCTGGAGGAAAAGATAAGGGCGGATCTGATAGAGGTAAGGGTAGATCGGATGGAAGACCTGAGAAGGGTAAAGGCGGGTACAAAGGTAAAGGTGGCTTTGCGAAGGCGCAGCCAGGCGAGCAAGTGCAGGGTCAAGAGCGCGGAAATGCGGGTCAAGGACGAAGAGATGGCGATGCAGGTCAAGAGCGAAATGATGGGCGTACAGGTCAAGGGCGAAAAGATGGTAGTGCAGGTCAAGAGCGAAGCAATGGCAGTGCAGGTCAAGAGCGAAGCAATGATAATGGCAATAGAGGTAAAAAGCGCAGCCGCAATGAGATGTTTGCTGCGCAGCGCATTGAAAATGCGGCGCGCGCACGTGGTGAGGGCGCCGCGGTAGGCTCCGAGCAGGGGCAAGGCTCTGCCGATGGAGCGGCGCGCTCGCGTCGTAGAGCTGGCAGCGGGGCGGATGGCACCAATGCTGGGGAGAGCGGCGCACGCGGCGGGAAGGCACGGCGTGGCAAGGGCGGCAGCACGCCGTGGAGCGAGAATCGCGGCAAAGGCGGGAAGCGCGGCGGTGAGAAGGTGGCGCCGCGCATCGGTGAAGGCGGAAGCCTCAGCCAGCGGCTGGCTTCCGTTGGGGCCGGCCGCACGGGCAGCGGCCGCGAGGGTTCGCTTGGGGGCGAAGCCCAAGCGGGCGGTGGCGGTGGCGCTGCTGCAGAGCGCAGCGGCATGGATTGGGCGAGCGGCGTGAACGCGCTCGCCAAGGGTGGCCGGCGCCGGAGCGACGACGGCGATGGAAGCAAGAAGCGGCGGAGATAG
- the smpB gene encoding SsrA-binding protein SmpB, with product MATKKADGKLLAQNKKASHDYFIEDTYECGLVLTGTEIKSLRAGKANIGDSFSTIRNGEAFVHNMHISPFEQGNRSNPGDPTRTRKLLLKKVQIAKMLGQAKQEGYTLVPLKVYIRNGYAKLLIGIGKGKKQFDKRESAAKKDAQRDIQRALREKQKIAR from the coding sequence GTGGCAACCAAAAAGGCCGATGGCAAACTACTCGCCCAGAATAAAAAGGCGTCACACGACTATTTTATTGAAGATACGTATGAATGCGGACTTGTCCTGACCGGCACGGAGATCAAATCCTTACGGGCAGGAAAAGCCAATATCGGCGATAGCTTTTCGACGATCCGCAATGGCGAAGCTTTTGTCCACAACATGCACATAAGCCCTTTCGAACAAGGGAACCGCAGCAATCCTGGGGATCCAACTCGGACGCGTAAGTTGCTGTTGAAGAAAGTGCAAATCGCCAAAATGCTAGGCCAAGCAAAGCAAGAAGGATACACACTCGTTCCTTTGAAAGTGTATATCCGCAACGGCTACGCGAAGCTTCTCATCGGCATTGGTAAAGGGAAGAAGCAATTCGACAAGCGTGAATCCGCTGCCAAAAAAGACGCGCAACGCGATATTCAACGCGCACTCCGTGAGAAGCAGAAGATTGCTAGATAA
- a CDS encoding cache domain-containing sensor histidine kinase, with protein sequence MKLKTADYAGQITDQINQNLDRTFTELQRLSLVPLYDAQVVAILQKYNLKINVNTRPTFEELDKMSLYIAGSAYNRPELHGIHIIAGNGYVFTNVDPSLIKPYLDVSREEWYQRAVKADGAWTLIPQHQPSYYVNPLTTVSVARLLRDQTTSQALGVIIIDMKLDFFRSILSKVKFEEEGSLLVVNGANELVFEESRGALAPGMNGVLQGTSWTGNGVHQMRINAETYMVIRNVSDYSGLKVVSFIPVGALLKETKDLRNFTLILAAGCLVVAGLLAFYFAYQLSRPLLKLKQKMLLVQNGNFHHRVPIETQDEFGQLGIGFNRMVEEIERLVNEVYVIGLREKEAELVALQSQINPHFIYNTLESINMMAVQKGVHEVSDMVSALGRMLRYTVDRADRFVRLEEEWQFVQSYVKIQQLRYGERLLAVFDMEEEASLQHCLVPKLLLQPLVENAIYHGLDSLERGGTIWVSAAQHDNDLLLMVRDDGTGMKDEHIQQLKTSIHLPLLKEGTNRGMALRNIYQRLALLYPGAFELDIDASDGEGTAVTIIIPLKERNDGA encoded by the coding sequence ATGAAACTGAAGACGGCTGATTACGCTGGGCAAATAACGGATCAAATCAACCAGAATTTAGACAGGACTTTCACGGAGCTGCAGAGGTTGTCCTTGGTTCCGTTGTATGACGCTCAAGTGGTTGCTATTTTACAAAAATACAATCTGAAAATTAACGTCAATACGCGACCCACCTTTGAGGAATTGGACAAAATGTCTCTCTATATTGCCGGGTCTGCGTACAATCGACCTGAACTTCACGGCATTCATATTATCGCGGGAAACGGATATGTTTTTACGAATGTGGATCCTTCCTTAATTAAACCGTACTTGGATGTATCTCGGGAAGAATGGTACCAGCGTGCGGTCAAAGCGGATGGAGCCTGGACGCTGATTCCACAGCACCAACCGTCGTATTATGTCAATCCGTTAACAACGGTGTCTGTCGCGCGTTTGCTTCGTGATCAGACGACCAGTCAGGCGCTCGGCGTAATTATCATTGATATGAAGCTGGACTTTTTTCGCAGTATTTTATCCAAAGTGAAATTTGAGGAGGAAGGCAGTCTGCTTGTCGTCAATGGGGCGAATGAGTTGGTGTTCGAAGAGAGTCGCGGGGCATTGGCGCCTGGCATGAACGGTGTGCTGCAAGGGACGAGTTGGACCGGGAACGGTGTTCATCAAATGAGGATCAACGCCGAAACCTATATGGTCATTAGGAATGTTTCGGATTATTCCGGATTGAAGGTAGTTAGTTTTATTCCAGTAGGTGCGTTGCTGAAGGAAACGAAGGATCTGCGCAATTTTACACTGATTTTGGCAGCGGGGTGCCTGGTTGTGGCGGGGCTGTTAGCCTTCTATTTCGCATATCAACTGAGTCGACCGCTTCTCAAGCTGAAGCAAAAGATGCTCCTGGTGCAGAACGGGAACTTTCATCATCGCGTTCCTATTGAGACGCAGGACGAATTCGGGCAGCTCGGAATCGGGTTTAACCGGATGGTAGAAGAAATTGAGCGCTTGGTCAATGAGGTGTATGTAATTGGTCTGCGGGAGAAAGAGGCCGAACTGGTTGCGCTTCAAAGCCAGATTAATCCTCACTTTATTTATAATACATTGGAATCCATTAATATGATGGCGGTGCAGAAGGGCGTCCATGAAGTGTCTGACATGGTGAGTGCTTTAGGAAGAATGCTTCGCTATACCGTTGACCGAGCAGATCGGTTTGTCAGACTAGAAGAGGAATGGCAGTTCGTTCAATCATATGTCAAAATCCAACAACTTCGATACGGTGAAAGACTGCTGGCCGTTTTTGATATGGAAGAAGAGGCATCCCTGCAGCATTGCCTAGTTCCAAAGCTTCTTCTTCAGCCATTGGTGGAAAACGCGATTTATCACGGACTTGACAGCTTGGAGAGGGGCGGGACGATTTGGGTTTCTGCCGCACAACATGACAATGACCTCCTGCTGATGGTGAGGGACGATGGGACTGGCATGAAGGATGAACACATACAGCAGTTAAAGACTTCCATTCATTTACCGCTGCTGAAGGAAGGAACGAACCGCGGTATGGCTTTGCGCAATATTTATCAAAGATTGGCCTTGCTGTACCCGGGAGCTTTCGAGCTGGATATTGACGCAAGTGACGGAGAAGGTACAGCTGTGACGATTATCATTCCGCTAAAGGAAAGGAACGATGGAGCATGA
- a CDS encoding response regulator transcription factor, with protein sequence MMTILLVEDEEVIRKGLVNLIGQVSSDFTVVYEAAHGREALDYLARNVPDVLITDIRMREMDGLELIAKVREQHADMQIIIISGYGDFAYAQKALRLGVSDYLLKPIDRMMLVTALDKIHGKHSKNKPEHAELDSEEGKEGKEGEGRRAIRKVKEYIQSHPEGDLRLQVLADHIHLNPAYLSQLFKQDTGLNLSDYITEMRMARAKLLLATTDLKIYDVARLSGYQSPKHFMLVFKSQVGTTPGAYREECGQ encoded by the coding sequence ATGATGACCATACTGCTTGTGGAGGACGAAGAGGTCATACGCAAAGGTCTGGTGAACCTGATCGGGCAAGTGAGCAGCGATTTTACGGTTGTCTATGAAGCCGCTCACGGACGGGAAGCACTTGACTATCTAGCGAGGAATGTTCCTGATGTGCTCATCACAGACATTCGAATGCGCGAAATGGACGGACTGGAGCTCATTGCCAAGGTGAGGGAGCAGCATGCGGATATGCAGATTATCATTATTAGCGGCTATGGCGATTTCGCTTATGCTCAGAAGGCCTTGCGCCTCGGTGTTTCGGATTATTTGCTGAAGCCAATTGACCGTATGATGCTGGTGACAGCCTTGGATAAAATTCACGGAAAGCATTCCAAAAATAAACCAGAGCATGCCGAGTTGGATTCGGAGGAAGGTAAAGAAGGTAAAGAAGGAGAGGGCCGGAGAGCCATCCGTAAAGTGAAGGAGTACATTCAATCGCATCCAGAAGGTGATCTGCGCCTTCAAGTGCTTGCGGACCATATTCATCTGAATCCAGCGTACCTTAGTCAGTTGTTTAAACAAGATACGGGGCTTAACTTGTCGGATTATATTACAGAAATGAGAATGGCGAGAGCGAAGTTGCTGCTGGCGACAACGGATCTGAAGATCTATGACGTAGCCAGATTATCCGGGTACCAAAGCCCGAAGCATTTCATGCTGGTGTTCAAAAGCCAGGTAGGGACGACGCCAGGTGCGTATCGTGAAGAATGCGGACAATAA
- a CDS encoding ABC transporter substrate-binding protein, translating to MKKLTLIALTCLVTAVSAGCGNTNSDSKTAGSSDKPVELKFVTWGNQAHMDLLKTLTDKYTAQHPNVKVNLESIPFADYQQKISVLAAGRELPDLAWAAERMVPQFMANGILEDVSDFKNDKTFNMDDLIPSTLDLFRKDGKLYGIPFSTPPSVMFYNQDLFAKAGLQSPNELAKQGKWTWEEFMKSAKALSSGSGANKVYGANFFRDWKTWILLSSYSWSQGSGPFNKDMTEFTWNDKYGVDTLKMLQTMMFTDGSHPKAGEQVSFETGKIAMFFDVYSYVSKARTIKDFKWSIAPMPSGPKGSVPMLGQAGYVVFKESKHPKEAKDLMKFLASQEGVQATSTYFVPPRKSVLNSDAFLNQPGNPDVAAIKQSVIDEMPKARMQPGHVQWQKIDTEILAGFDQLFGQAAQPEQIVKNMEQKVTPLLKAKP from the coding sequence TTGAAAAAACTGACGCTAATTGCTCTTACTTGTCTTGTGACAGCGGTTTCAGCAGGATGTGGAAATACCAATTCTGATTCCAAGACAGCCGGCAGTTCCGACAAACCGGTCGAACTGAAGTTCGTTACGTGGGGGAACCAAGCCCATATGGATTTGCTCAAGACGCTGACAGATAAGTACACCGCTCAGCATCCGAATGTCAAAGTCAACCTGGAGTCCATTCCGTTCGCGGACTATCAACAGAAAATATCCGTGCTAGCGGCGGGGCGGGAGTTGCCAGACTTGGCTTGGGCCGCAGAACGTATGGTTCCTCAATTCATGGCGAACGGCATTCTCGAGGATGTATCCGATTTCAAGAATGACAAGACCTTTAATATGGATGATTTGATCCCGTCCACCTTGGATTTGTTCCGCAAAGATGGCAAATTGTACGGCATCCCGTTCTCAACGCCGCCAAGCGTGATGTTCTATAACCAGGATCTTTTTGCTAAAGCGGGACTTCAATCACCTAATGAATTGGCCAAGCAAGGCAAATGGACGTGGGAAGAATTCATGAAATCGGCAAAAGCATTGTCCAGCGGCAGCGGCGCTAATAAAGTGTACGGCGCGAACTTTTTCCGGGATTGGAAAACGTGGATTCTGCTTTCCTCCTACTCCTGGTCGCAGGGAAGTGGTCCATTTAATAAGGATATGACTGAGTTTACATGGAACGATAAGTACGGTGTGGATACGTTAAAAATGCTGCAAACCATGATGTTTACGGACGGTTCCCACCCGAAAGCAGGCGAGCAAGTCAGCTTTGAAACGGGCAAAATAGCGATGTTCTTCGATGTCTACAGCTATGTATCGAAAGCACGTACAATCAAGGACTTCAAATGGAGCATCGCCCCTATGCCGTCCGGTCCAAAGGGATCTGTTCCAATGCTGGGTCAAGCGGGATACGTCGTGTTCAAAGAAAGCAAGCATCCGAAGGAAGCTAAGGACTTGATGAAATTCCTTGCTAGTCAGGAAGGTGTTCAGGCGACGTCCACGTACTTCGTGCCTCCGCGTAAATCCGTGCTTAACTCTGACGCGTTCTTGAATCAGCCTGGCAATCCGGATGTTGCCGCGATTAAGCAATCTGTCATTGACGAGATGCCAAAAGCAAGAATGCAGCCAGGCCATGTACAGTGGCAAAAAATAGACACCGAGATTTTGGCTGGCTTTGATCAACTATTTGGCCAAGCGGCTCAGCCCGAACAAATCGTGAAAAATATGGAGCAGAAGGTGACGCCGCTTCTGAAGGCGAAGCCATGA
- a CDS encoding carbohydrate ABC transporter permease, translated as MTNKKVNRLSREANLTGWLFVSPMVLGFILLLLVPLLTAFYMSLTDWPLLGEARFIGFDNYATIMSDADFWKVLGNTLAFAAGLVPLNIVLALLLALLLSKNFAGMGWFRTAIFVPVMTSLIVWSIVWKYMFATDSGFINQVLQVIGIQGPAWLYNPNLAMPAVIVTSVLKNVGLNMVLFIAALQQVPVHLYEAAKIDGSGRTRTFFQVTIPMITPTIFLTVIMTIIGSLKVFGQIYVMTQGGPSGSTKVLVYYIWEKAFKLYEFGYASSLAYILFFIVMGLTLVQWQLRKRWVFHEN; from the coding sequence ATGACAAACAAGAAAGTTAACCGGTTATCCAGAGAAGCCAATCTAACCGGTTGGCTTTTCGTTTCCCCCATGGTTCTAGGTTTCATTCTGTTACTGCTCGTTCCTTTGCTAACCGCCTTCTATATGAGCTTAACCGATTGGCCTCTGCTCGGAGAAGCGAGGTTCATAGGGTTCGATAATTACGCAACCATTATGTCAGATGCGGATTTCTGGAAGGTGCTCGGCAATACGCTCGCGTTCGCGGCTGGCCTCGTTCCGCTGAATATCGTGCTGGCGCTGCTGCTGGCGCTGCTGCTTTCCAAGAACTTTGCCGGGATGGGATGGTTCCGAACGGCTATATTCGTACCTGTGATGACCTCCCTCATTGTTTGGTCCATTGTATGGAAATACATGTTTGCTACGGATTCTGGATTTATTAATCAAGTTCTGCAGGTTATTGGTATTCAAGGCCCAGCGTGGCTGTATAATCCCAATTTGGCGATGCCAGCCGTAATCGTCACCAGTGTGCTGAAGAACGTGGGGCTGAACATGGTGCTCTTTATTGCCGCTCTTCAACAGGTGCCCGTTCATCTTTATGAGGCTGCGAAAATTGACGGATCAGGCAGAACGAGAACCTTTTTTCAAGTTACCATTCCGATGATTACCCCAACCATTTTTCTTACGGTCATTATGACGATTATTGGTTCCTTAAAGGTGTTCGGTCAAATCTATGTCATGACCCAAGGCGGTCCAAGCGGCAGCACGAAGGTATTGGTCTATTACATTTGGGAAAAGGCTTTCAAGCTATATGAATTCGGCTATGCATCTTCGTTGGCGTATATCTTGTTCTTTATCGTGATGGGGTTAACCTTGGTTCAGTGGCAGCTTAGAAAGAGGTGGGTATTCCATGAAAACTAA
- a CDS encoding carbohydrate ABC transporter permease: MLRASHIERGLHYSVLTVISLFMMVPFLWMVSTSLKEPAKIFVFPPELLPSPVRWANYSEVLKTIPFHLFYFNSVYIAILVTAGTAFFASLAGYAFARIEFKGRHVVFLLLLSTMMIPNEVTAIPMFLFMRELGWINTHLPLIILPIFGAGGVFAVFIMRQFFISAPKELEEAAMIDGCSRWRTYWNIMLPLAKPAVATLTIFTFLTVWNDFFDPLIFINARKLMTLPLALSLFTDEAGTAWHHLMSASVMATFPLLIVFFFAQKQFIEGVSMTGLKE; the protein is encoded by the coding sequence ATGCTCCGTGCAAGCCATATAGAGCGAGGGCTCCATTATAGCGTTCTAACGGTAATTTCGTTATTTATGATGGTGCCTTTCCTATGGATGGTTTCCACTTCCTTAAAGGAACCAGCGAAAATATTCGTGTTTCCACCCGAATTACTGCCCTCGCCGGTGCGTTGGGCCAATTATTCCGAAGTGCTGAAGACTATCCCTTTTCATCTGTTTTATTTCAATAGCGTGTATATTGCCATATTGGTTACAGCTGGTACCGCATTCTTCGCCTCTCTTGCTGGGTATGCATTTGCGAGAATTGAGTTTAAGGGGCGTCATGTTGTCTTCTTACTGTTACTCAGTACAATGATGATTCCGAATGAGGTAACGGCCATTCCGATGTTCCTTTTTATGCGAGAACTGGGCTGGATTAATACCCACTTGCCTCTCATCATTTTGCCCATCTTCGGGGCGGGCGGGGTGTTTGCGGTATTCATTATGCGGCAATTTTTTATTAGTGCACCGAAGGAATTGGAAGAAGCGGCGATGATCGACGGCTGCAGCCGATGGAGAACCTACTGGAACATTATGCTCCCTTTAGCAAAACCGGCCGTGGCAACGTTGACGATTTTCACCTTTCTTACCGTGTGGAATGATTTCTTCGACCCGCTTATTTTCATTAATGCCCGTAAGCTGATGACCTTGCCCTTGGCCCTTTCCCTGTTTACGGACGAAGCGGGTACGGCCTGGCATCATTTAATGAGTGCGTCGGTGATGGCGACGTTTCCCTTGCTAATCGTTTTTTTCTTCGCGCAAAAGCAGTTTATTGAAGGTGTATCCATGACAGGATTAAAGGAATAG